The DNA window GTGGTGCAGAAAGTCGACGGGGTGTGGCAGGCGGCCAGAAACTGGAACGATGTGCCGGAATTGCCGAGCCTCAATACCTCGACCGGTGAGGAGCATTGTCCGATTATCGCGTCCGACAGCCTGATTTATTTCAGTTATCACCAGCCCGGCGTGACGCAGGATAGCGATATCTGGAAAGTTGAGAAAAAAGACGGTGTGTGGCAGAAACCGGTCAGTCTGGGAGCGAAAATCAATTCACCACAGCGCGATCACATGCATTGGACTGGGCTATCGAAAGACGGCAAGAGTCTGATCATCACCAGCATGCGCACCGATCTGGGTTCGCGCGGCGGGCATGACGAGTGGATTGCGCGGCAGAATGCCGATGGCGAATGGCAGGAGCCGGTCAATCTCGGCGATGCGGTCAATACCGGCGGCGAGGATATGTGTTGGACCTTTACACCAGACGGCAAGCAATTCACCGGTAGTTGGGGACCGCACGGCTCGTACGATATGGATATCCGCTCGATTAGCAAAAGCGATGTGCCGCTGTTGAAAAACTTCGAGCCGATCGGGCCGCCGCCCAATTTGCTGAAAAGCAGTAAAACGAAAGCGAATTAACAAACAGATTATTGCAGCAGAAAGAAACAAGCGCGCCGGTATCGATCGTACCGGCGCGCTTGCTTTTTTTGAAGATCAGCTTTTAAGCGGCTGCACGTGAAGCACGTTTGCGTTCGTGTTCGAGCAAAAAGCGTTTGCGGATACGGATGGTTTTCGGGGTGATTTCCACCAGTTCGTCGTCGGCGATGAATTCGATTGCGGATTCCAGTGTCAGTTGGATCGGCGGCGTCAGCACTACGGCTTCGTCGGTGCCGGATGCGCGGATGTTGGTCAGTTGCTTACCTTTGATCGGATTGACCACCAAGTCGTTATCGCGCGTATGGATGCCGATCACCATGCCTTCGTACAGACGGTCGCCGGGGCTGACGAACATGCGGCCGCGGTCTTGCAGTTTCCACAGTGCGTACGCTACCGCTTCGCCATGTTCCGAGGAAATCAGCACACCGTTGCGGCGTGGCGGAATTTCCGGACGCATCGGCGCGAATTCGTCGAACACGTGGCTCATCAGGCCGGTGCCGCGCGTCATGGTCATGAATTCCGACTGAAAACCGATCAGGCCGCGCGCCGGAATGCGATAGTCCAAACGTACGCGCCCTTTGGCATCCGATACCATGTCCTGTAAATCACCGCGGCGCGCGCCCAGGGCTTCCATCACTGCGCCTTGATTGGCTTCGTCGACGTCGACGGTGAGCATCTCAAACGGTTCGCACTTGACGCCGTCGATTTCGCGGATCACGACGTGCGGGCGCGACACCGCCAGCTCATAACCTTCGCGGCGCATGTTTTCCAGCAGAATGGTCAGATGCAATTCACCGCGCCCGGAAATTAGGAACGAATCGGTTTCGTTGGTTTCTTCCATGCGTAGCGCGACGTTGGTCAGCAATTCCTTCTCCAGGCGCTCGCGCAACTGGCGGCTGGTGACGAATTTGCCTTCCTGCCCGGCAAACGGCGAGGTATTGACCTGGAAGGTCATGGTCAGGGTTGGTTCATCCACGGCAAGAACCGGAAGCGCTTCGGGTTTGTCGATGTCGGCCAGTGTGGTGCCGATGCTCAGTTCTTCCACGCCGTTGATCAACACGATGTCGCCGGCCAGAGCTTCTTTCATTTGCACCCGCTCCAAACCGTGAAAGCCGAGCACCTGATTGACTTTGGCTTTTTTCGGCGGTTTGTCGCCCATCAATACCATGACTTCCTGGCTGGGTCGCAGTTTGCCGCGGCGGATACGGCCGATGCCGATACGGCCGACGAAACTGGAGTAGTCCAGCGCGCTGATTTGCAGTTGCAAGGGCTCGTCAGGATTGCCTTCAGGAGCGGGGACGTATTTGAGGATGGTGTCGAACAACGGGCGCATGTCGCTGCTGGGTTTTTCAATATCCAGCGTGGCAAAGCCGTTCAATGCCGAAGCATAGACCACGGGAAAATCCAGTTGCTCGTCGTTGGCGCCCAGCTTGTCGAACAGGTCGAAGGTTTGATCGACCACCCAATCGGCACGCGCACCGGGACGGTCGATCTTGTTGATCACGACGATCGGACGCAAGCCTTGCGCCAGCGCTTTTTTGGTGACAAAGCGGGTTTGCGGCATCGGGCCTTCGACCGCATCGACCAGCAGCAACACGCCGTCGACCATCGATAACACGCGCTCGACCTCACCGCCGAAATCCGCATGACCCGGCGTATCGACGATGTTGATATGAACCCCTTCGTAGTCGATGGCACAATTCTTGGCTAAAATGGTAATGCCGCGTTCACGCTCGATATCATTGGAATCCATCACGCGTTCGGAGATTTGCTGATGCGCCGCGAAGGTGCCGGCTTGGTGCAAAAGCTTGTCGACCATGGTGGTTTTACCGTGGTCGACGTGCGCGATGATGGCGATATTGCGGATTGGACGAGACATAAATAATTCCTCAAAAAATAAGCTGTTAGTTGCTGCTGTGGGGGCCGTATTATAGCAGCCGGCGGTTAAAAAACGATGACAAATTTTCAAAATTCCTGGAAGCCCACCAAGGATCATGCACAGACCCGATGACATGCGACAAAGTTCAGATATCCGCTATTTATCCCCGGATTTATTGCAATCCTTGCAATTAACGCCGCAGCAAATAGCGCTCAGCATCGAGCATCTGCTGCTTGGCCGCCAGCGCCAGCAAGTCTGGAATGCGCCCAAAGCAGTGATCACGCCGCCCGATGGCCGCTATATGATGGCGACACTGGCGGCTGCCGATGATCCGCCGTTTCTGGCTGTTAAAGCTTTGGTGCTGAATCCGGATAACCCGAAACACGGGTTGGCCAGCATCAACGCGCTGGTAACTTTGCTCGACAGCCGCAGCGGTTTGCCGCTGGCGGTACTCGACGGCAATTGGGTCACCGCGGTGCGCACCGCCGGGCTGAGCGCGGTTGCGGCCAAACGGTTGGCGCGGCCGGATGCCGTCGTCGCGGCGTTCATCGGCTGCGGCGTGCAAGCGCACAGTCATCTGCAGGCTTTCGCCGCGCTGTTTCCGCTTAAGCGTGTACATGCCTTCGGCCGCGGAACGGCAAGCCGCGATGCCTTTTGCCGCAGCGTGGAAAAGATGGGACTGGCAGCGGTGGCGAGTAAAACCGCACAGGAAGCGATTTGCGATGCGGATTTGATCGTTACGTCCGTGACCTTGTCGCCGCAACTGATCCCCTTTTTGGATGCACGCTGGTTGAAACCCGGCGCTTTTGTCACCATGACCGATCTGGCAGCGCCGTGGCTGGCTGACAGCTTATCCGTGCTGGATCGCATCATCGTCGATGATCTGGAGCAGGAAGCCAGCATGCCTAAACCATTGGTCGATCCGGCATTGGTGCGTGGTGATCTGACCAGGTTGGTAACCGGTGATGCGGCTGGCCGCGGTACTGAGAGCGAGCGCACGGCATTTGTGTTCCGGGGATTGGCGCTGGGGGATCTGGCGGTTGCTGCTTTGGCTTACCAGCGCGCCTGCGAATGTTCGCCAGGCGCGCTGGCCGGTGATCAGGAAAGAACAGGTCGATTGGATTGATCAACCTGCCGTTGCCGGAATTTTAGAATTCTTCCCAGTCCTGACCGCCGCCGGCTGCTACCTTGCGCGGTTGGGCCGGTAGCATTGCGGTAGGTGCAGTTTCTGCATTAGGTTTCGCTACTGTTTTTCTAGTCGCCGGTCCGCGTTTAGGTAGCTTGGCAGGCGAAGGCCGGTTACTTCTTTTGACCATCATCGTTGACTCTGAGTGGTTTCCCGATAGTCTGAAGGTGCTTATCGCCTGTGTTAGTGCTTGCGCTTGTTCCTGCATCGATTCCGCTGCTGCTGCCGCTTCTTCCACCAACGCGGCATTTTGTTGCGTGACTTCGTCCATCTGTGTTACCGCTTGGTTGACTTGTTCGATGCCGGAGCTTTGTTCCTGCGATGCTGCCGAGATTTCGCTCATGATGTCCGTTACGCGTTTTACCGCACTGACGATTTCATCCATGGTCGCTCCCGCTTCGTCAACCAGGCGCGTGCCGTCTTCCACTTTCGCCACCGAATCACCGATCAGTTCCTTGATCTCTTTCGCCGCTGCCGCCGAGCGTTGTGCCAGTGTGCGCACTTCCGTAGCAACGACAGCAAAACCACGGCCTTGCTCACCGGCACGCGCCGCTTCCACAGCAGCATTCAGCGCCAGGATATTGGTTTGGAAGGCAATGCCGTCGATCACGCTGATGATGTCTACTATCTTATGCGAGCTTTCGTTGATTGATTTCATGGTGTGCACCACTTGTCCGACCACTGCGCCGCCTTTCATCGCAACTTCCGAAGCGCCTGCAGCCAGCTGGTTCGCCTGACGCGCATTATCCGCATTCTGTTTGACTGTCGATGTCAGTTCTTCCATCGACGATGCGGTTTCTTCCAGGCTGGATGCCTGTTCTTCCGTACGTTGGCTTAAATCCGAGTTGCCCGACGCGATTTCTCCCGATGCCGTTGTGATTTGATCGGTTCCCGAGCGTACTTTACCTACCAGATCGACCAGATTGTCGTTCATCGTTTTCAGTGCTTGCAGCAGGCGGCCCGTTTCATTGGACGAATTGACTTCAATGCGGCTGGTCAGATCACCGGATGCCACCGCATTTGCTACAGCAATGGCTTCCTGCATTGGCAGCGTAATGCTGCGCACGATCATGATGGAAAACGCTATTGCCGATGCGAGCGCAAGAGCCAATAGGCCAATCATGATGGATACTCCTTGCTGCAAATCTTGCGACCGGGCTTCAAGCGTCTGTACGAGATTTTCAGCGGCAATCGAATTGTATGAATAAATGTTATCGATGGTACGCGTGTATTCCGCAAGATACTCGTTTGCCGGCAGTTTTAATTCCTTTGCTTGAATCAATTCCTGATTGGTCATGTGCAATGTCTTGTCGATCAGCGCTTTAACTTCACTGCTTTTTGATTCCAGGGCCGCTTTCATGGCCATGTCGGATTGTGTTGCTCTTTCAATATTACGCATAAAATCCGAGAAAAACATACTGACGTTACTAAACATACCCATCAGCTTGGCGCGTCCTTCATCGGTCAGACTGCCGGCGGACAGAAAACCTGTACCTAGTGCACGCATTTGTCCCATATTTTCAGCTAACTTAGGTGCATTGATCAGCGATGCATTCATCAGGAAATAAGTGCTGGCAACCGGATCCAGCACCAGCCCCGATTCTTCCAGTATTTCTTCGTTAATGAACAAAATATCCGCAATCAGCTTAGTATGCTGGGCGGTGCTTTCCGTTGTTTTGAGCTGGCGTGCGGTGACGGCTTGCGCAATTTCAACGATGCGCTGTTTTTGCAGCGACCAGAATGATGCGGTTTTAGCGGATATTTCCGCTTCTTTCAGTTTGGCATCGACGATGTCGACTGCTTTATTCAGCTCGCGCTGGATTTCCGATAAACGGTTAGCCACTGAGTCATTACCGCCAAGCAATGCAGCCGATGTGCCGCGATGCTGTTGAACATATTGCACGACTTTCTGTAAAGCAATGGCTGGTCCTGCGCCCGCTACTTCGCGCTTTGTAGAATCGAGATCGGTGATCGCTGTATTTACGTAAAGTGTCATCGGCACAGCCGCTATTAGCAGTAAAAATACAACCAGGATAGTTAGCTTCTGTGACATATTCATACGATTTAACAGCGTCATGGTATTTGCTCCATTGTCGATAAGTTGTCTTTATTAGTTGGCTTGATAACGGGCCACTGAAATAGACGGTTAAGTAATATGTTGTAAAAAAAATCCCTTAAGAAAGCGCTAAAAGAATGACTGTGCTCGGTCATGCTGTGTTGAAATCGGCTCAAAATGCTCATTTATCACGCGTAAACCACGCTTTTCACCTGACTTCGCCTTGCCTGATTATCGCTCGCTGCTTTTTCAGAGTTTCCCTGAGGAGATTTTTGTACAAAAACCAAATAGTGTTTTACGGAAGATAGCAGCGGCTCTTTAGAGCTTTTTGCAAAAGCTTCTTTTTAATGACAGCTTTATATCCGGTGATTGGAATGTAATTGAACCGAGAACGGCTGTTGAGAGAGATGCAAAGATTTTTCGTGCAACCTGCTGCAAGGGTTGCGCGAATTTATCAGGGTCTTTTGGGAGAATTACTCGGGTGTTATTACTTTTCCGCACCCGACATCAGAAACTTGACGAGTAAGGCAAAAATGAATGGAACTGTGCTTAGCGCGGTTACCATATAGTGTTCAGTAGTAAATTGATCGCCTTCATCCATGATGATATAGCCGAAAAATACCGTGACCGGGGTGATGATCGATAGTGCGATTACTAAATTGAATAGCCCTTTCATTTGTTAATTCCTTTCGCTGAATTTTTTCAAAGTATATGCTGATTGGCGCGCCCTGCCCAGCAGCCGGAGTTGAAAATCATAGCTGTCCAATGAATCCCTAGGCAAGGTAAAATCAACCGTTTCGTATCAACCGACAACCGCGATGGAAGCTGTATTGATCTTCTCCAATTTTCCTGATGAAAAGTCGGCTGTGCAATTGGCTGAAGCTTTGATTCATCAGCAATTGGCGGCGTGTGTCAATGTGCTGAGTCCGTGCGCTTCAGTCTATCGCTGGCAAGGTGGGGTTGAATCGGCTGAGGAAATTCCGGTTTTGATCAAAACCCAGCGGCAACACTACGATCGGGTTGAACAGTTGATCAAGATCATGCATCCTTATGAACTTCCTGAAGTGATTATGGTTCCTATAACCGGCGGACTGCCTGCCTATTTGCAGTGGCTCGCCGCTGAAACACCGCTATCCGATTAAACAATACCGAATACCGATGCGATCAATCCAATTTTTGTTACTGATTTTATGTTTAGCCAGTCCTCAGGGTTATGCCGAGGAAGGCAAGTCTTTCAGTTTGTTCCAGAAGCTGCAGGGGCTGGGCATCAAACTGGGCCAGGGCAATGCGCAAGAGCTTTTGCCGCCGGATGAAGCATTCAAGCTGTCGGTGGAAGTGCGCGACGGCAATACGCTGATCGCGAACCTGACGCCGGCCAAGGATTATTATTTGTACCGCGACAAAATCGCGTTTGAGCCGAAACAAGACGGCATGACGATTGAAAAAGTCACGTTGCCGCCGGGTAAAATGAAGGAAGACGCGACCTTTGGGCAGACAGAGGTTTATTACAGTCCGATACAAGCCATTATTTCGCTGAAACGCGAGGATTCTGCCGGCGAGCAGCCGCTGACGCTGGCGGCATCTTACCAGGGCTGCAATGAGCCGGTCGGCGTATGTTATGCGCCGATTCATAAGGCTATCGATCTGACCTTGCCGGCAGTCAAAGCTGTCGTTGGTGCGGTTGCCGAGGCGGTGAGCAGTCCGGCCGTTGCGGCAAGAGCCGGTGATGCTGCGGCGGAATTGTTTCAAATGCCGTCCAAAGCGCCAGCGATTGAAACCGAGTCGTACAAAATCGACCAGATGTTTCAAACCGGTGATTTCTGGCTGATCCTGACCGGATTTTTCGGTATCGGTCTGCTGCTGGCGTTTACGCCCTGCGTGTTTCCGATGTTTCCGATTCTGTCCGGGATTATTGCCAATCGCGGCAAGCATGTGACCAAACAGCATGGATTTATCCTGGCGCTGGCATATGTAATGGGAATGGCGATTACATACGCCATTGCCGGTGTGGCGGCGGGGTTATCCGGCGCGATGTTGTCGGCGGCGTTGCAAAATGCTTGGGTGCTGGGTACGTTTGCCGTGATCTTCGTGTTGCTGTCATTTTCGATGTTCGGTTTTTATGAACTGCAATTGCCCGGTACGTTACAGACCAAACTGTCCGAGGAAGCCGGACATCTCAAAGGCGGGCATTTAACCAGTGTGTTCGGTATGGGCGCATTGTCGGCGCTGATCGTCGGGCCTTGCGTTGCGGCACCGCTGGCGGGCGCTTTGCTGTATATCAGCCAGACGCGCGATGTAATTCTGGGCGGCTCGGCATTGTTCGTCATGGCGCTGGGTATGGGGGTGCCGCTATTGTTACTGGGTACATCAGCCGGTGCGTTATTGCCGAAAGCCGGCGCATGGATGGAGTCGATCAAACGGTTTTTTGGCGCATTGCTGCTGGCTGTGGCGATTTGGATCATCTCCCCGGTGATCAATGACGTGGTGCATATGGTGTTGTGGGCAGCCTTGCTGATCATTTCCGCCATTTATCTGCACGCGATCGATCCATTGCCGGAGCGCGCTTCGGGTCTGCAAAAATTTCTTAAAGGCATCGGCGTGATCGCATTGCTGGTCGGTGTCGCCATGCTGATCGGTGTTTTATCCGGCAGCCGCGATGTATTGCAGCCGCTTTCAAAGCTCGGCTTGGCCGCAACGAATAGTGCCAATGGTAATGAAGCGGTTGTTTCCGGTTATTCCGTCTTGCCTTTTCAGCGGGTAAAAACGGTTGCGGAATTGGATGATCAAATTCGTCAATCCAAAGGCAAGCCGATCATGGTCAAATTTCATGCCGATTGGTGTGTTTCCTGCAAGGAAATGGATCGCTTTACGTTGTCCGATGCCAAAGTGCAAGCGCGACTGAAGGAGGCCGTGTTGCTGCAAATCGATGTCACCGATGGCACACCAGAAGATGCGGCGCTACTGAAACGATTCAAATTGTTCGGGCCGCCCGGTATTCTGTTTGTCGATCGTCAGGGTAACGATATTCCTGATATCAAAGTGATTGGTTTCTTGAATAAAAATGATTTCTTAACCGTGCTGAATGCTGTTTTGATTTAGGCGTGTGCTGAAACCCTACAGTAAGTTTTTTCAAGCTGGAAAATTATCGAAGGAAGTGAAGTAGTAATGCCAAAATCAAAACTCCTTGCTATGTATTTGCGCGTACTGAAACCCTACAGCAAGTTTTTTCAAGTTGGAAGATTATCGAAGGATGTCGTGATGTCAAAAGTAAAACAGATTTTTTTGTATGTTTGTGTGGCAATATTTGCATTGGCGGCTGGTTCATTTCTGCGATCCGTGCTAATAGAAGCGCAGCAAACCCAATTATCCGGTGAAGAAAGCCAGCAAGGCGCAAAGGCGATACTCGCGGCAAGCTTGCCGGATATTCACGGCGAGAATCAGGCGGTTTCACAATGGCTCGGGAAAGTGATGGTGGTCAATTTCTGGGCTACCTGGTGCACACCGTGCCAAGAGGAAATACCCGAGTTTGTTGAAGCACAGCAAAAATACCGCGATCAAGGATTGGTGTTTATCGGTATTGCGCTGGATCAAGCCGACAAAGTCAAAATGTTCAGTCAGGAATTCGGCATTAATTATCCGGTGCTGGTCGGTAGCTTGAACAGTTGGTCACTGGCGCAAGCGGCCGGTAATCGCCTGTCTGTTTTGCCTTATACCGTGGTAATCAATCGTTCCGGTGAAATCGTCGAAACCTATGTCGGTCGCGTTAATCTGAAAAAACTGGAGAAATTGGTGATTCCGCTGCTGAAGGAAAACCCGCAGGCGCAGCCAACGGAAAAAGCCGGTTGATGGCAACAGCGTTTTAATCCGGGCTTGTTCAAACCACGCGCCGCTAAAAAGGCGATTGCGGCGCACGATAATCATGTAATATTAACCGCAGGAATGGAATGCTTTATTTACCTGGTATGCATGCGAGCTACTCTGTCCACATAAATACCTCGCATTCTGATTGTTGCGGATACTTACCGGGAAATTCAATAAAACTGTTCATTCAGGATTGAATAAGGTACGGAAGGCAGTAACGCAAGGGTTTTAATCTAAATGTGACGAGGGATATTTTCCAATAATCATTTAGGAGAACCTCATTATGGGACAGCTTGATTGCACTCGCCGTTTCTTCGTTTTCTTCTTAGTGTCGCAAATCGCTTTTTTCCCTGGCTGCGCAACGGGAAAGTATGAGGGAAGCAGGGAGCAGTACGACGATATCGTCATTACGACCAAAGTTCACGAAGCCATTATCGATGAACCTTCTCTGAGACCTTTCGAAATCAATGTCAGAACCGTGAAAGGTGTTGTTGAACTCAGCGGCACTGTCAATTCACGGGATGATATCGATAAAGCGCTGGCGGTTGCGCGCGGCATCAGTGGCATAAGATTTATCAAGAATGACATGCGAACGCTGGGAACCGGCGATTATTAGTTGTTGGTGTGAGTGAATTGCAAGTTGGATTATCCGAACACCGCTTGCAATTCATTTTTCCCAAGCGGCGCGCTGAGTATCGATAACCGTCAATGTGAGCAATCGCAGAATTCAATATGCCGCTGGCCGACATCGTATTGATGATTCATTTTCTGTATGTGTTGTTTGTCGTCGGCAGTCTGCCGGTCATTTGGCTGGGCGCGTGGTTGAAACGGGGGTTTGTTAGAAACCCGTGGTTTCGCTATTTGCATCTTGCTGCAATTTTATTCGTTGTGGTCGAATCGCTGATGGGCGTCGTTTGTCCGCTGACCGTATGGGAAAACGCATTGCGCCAAGCTGCGGCGGAGGGCGGTTTTATTCAGCACTGGCTTCATCGCATGCTGTTTTATGACGTGCCGGAATCCGTATTGACAGTAGTTTATGTTCTGTTTGCCGCTTTGGTGGCGATGACATTCAAATGGATTCCGCCTGCGCGCGGAAATCGCCGGTCAAGATGATGAAACGAGCGGGTTATCGTCTGTTACTTCCTCGGCCGGGGTCAGCATTTCTTCGATGGTGGGTTCGAAAGTTTCTTCGTCAAACGCCGTGTCACCGTCAAGGAACGGCTGGCCTTGCGCTTTCAGATTGAAGAAATCGTAGCGGGAAGTATCGGCCAAATGCGATAGTTGAACGTTCTGTAAGGAACGAAACATGGTTTCCAGCCGGCCGGGAAATTTTTTGTCCCACTGCTGCATCATTTCCTTGATCACTTGGCGTTGCAAGTTCGGCTGCGATCCGCATAAATTGCATGGAATGATCGGGAAATTCGCTATGGCTGCGTACGCCGCCAAATCTTTTTCCTTGCAGTAAGCCAGCGGGCGGATCACGATATGCTTACCGTCGTCACTGACCAGTTTGGGCGGCATAGCTTTCAGCTTTCCACCATAAAACATATTCAGAAACAGAGTGACGAGAATATCGTCACGATGATGACCCAATGCGATCTTGGTGGCGCCCAGTTCGCTGGCAACCCGGTAAAGTACGCCGCGGCGCAGGCGCGAACAAAGGCTGCAGGTGGTTTTTCCTTCCGCGATGACGCGTTTGACGACGCTATAGGTATCTTGCTCAACGATGCGGAAGGGCATACCGATTTCCGTCAGATAAGCCGGCAACACCTGTTCGGGAAAACCGGGTTGTTTTTGATCCAGATTGACCGCAATCAGCTCAAATTCCAGTGGCGCATGCGCTTGCAGGTTGCGCAGAATGTCCAATAAGGCATAGCTGTCCTTGCCGCCGGACAGGCATACCATGACCCGGTCACCGGCTTCGATCATGTTGAAATCAGCAATCGCAGTGCCAACCTGC is part of the Gammaproteobacteria bacterium genome and encodes:
- the typA gene encoding translational GTPase TypA, producing MSRPIRNIAIIAHVDHGKTTMVDKLLHQAGTFAAHQQISERVMDSNDIERERGITILAKNCAIDYEGVHINIVDTPGHADFGGEVERVLSMVDGVLLLVDAVEGPMPQTRFVTKKALAQGLRPIVVINKIDRPGARADWVVDQTFDLFDKLGANDEQLDFPVVYASALNGFATLDIEKPSSDMRPLFDTILKYVPAPEGNPDEPLQLQISALDYSSFVGRIGIGRIRRGKLRPSQEVMVLMGDKPPKKAKVNQVLGFHGLERVQMKEALAGDIVLINGVEELSIGTTLADIDKPEALPVLAVDEPTLTMTFQVNTSPFAGQEGKFVTSRQLRERLEKELLTNVALRMEETNETDSFLISGRGELHLTILLENMRREGYELAVSRPHVVIREIDGVKCEPFEMLTVDVDEANQGAVMEALGARRGDLQDMVSDAKGRVRLDYRIPARGLIGFQSEFMTMTRGTGLMSHVFDEFAPMRPEIPPRRNGVLISSEHGEAVAYALWKLQDRGRMFVSPGDRLYEGMVIGIHTRDNDLVVNPIKGKQLTNIRASGTDEAVVLTPPIQLTLESAIEFIADDELVEITPKTIRIRKRFLLEHERKRASRAAA
- a CDS encoding ornithine cyclodeaminase family protein; translated protein: MRQSSDIRYLSPDLLQSLQLTPQQIALSIEHLLLGRQRQQVWNAPKAVITPPDGRYMMATLAAADDPPFLAVKALVLNPDNPKHGLASINALVTLLDSRSGLPLAVLDGNWVTAVRTAGLSAVAAKRLARPDAVVAAFIGCGVQAHSHLQAFAALFPLKRVHAFGRGTASRDAFCRSVEKMGLAAVASKTAQEAICDADLIVTSVTLSPQLIPFLDARWLKPGAFVTMTDLAAPWLADSLSVLDRIIVDDLEQEASMPKPLVDPALVRGDLTRLVTGDAAGRGTESERTAFVFRGLALGDLAVAALAYQRACECSPGALAGDQERTGRLD
- a CDS encoding PD40 domain-containing protein — translated: MKKNLLMPKLYSIPLALILAQGVSYAIPGMHGSGSGAATEQPRVSNSLGGKINSPGSEMEITYSADGKTAIFVSTREGSVQSPGGNYSFDIWMSHLVNGEWQEPVHLGPGIDPTVGPNINTSAWELEPSFSDDGNVIYFTRYEPGNMLSGDLYVVQKVDGVWQAARNWNDVPELPSLNTSTGEEHCPIIASDSLIYFSYHQPGVTQDSDIWKVEKKDGVWQKPVSLGAKINSPQRDHMHWTGLSKDGKSLIITSMRTDLGSRGGHDEWIARQNADGEWQEPVNLGDAVNTGGEDMCWTFTPDGKQFTGSWGPHGSYDMDIRSISKSDVPLLKNFEPIGPPPNLLKSSKTKAN
- the dsbD gene encoding protein-disulfide reductase DsbD translates to MRSIQFLLLILCLASPQGYAEEGKSFSLFQKLQGLGIKLGQGNAQELLPPDEAFKLSVEVRDGNTLIANLTPAKDYYLYRDKIAFEPKQDGMTIEKVTLPPGKMKEDATFGQTEVYYSPIQAIISLKREDSAGEQPLTLAASYQGCNEPVGVCYAPIHKAIDLTLPAVKAVVGAVAEAVSSPAVAARAGDAAAELFQMPSKAPAIETESYKIDQMFQTGDFWLILTGFFGIGLLLAFTPCVFPMFPILSGIIANRGKHVTKQHGFILALAYVMGMAITYAIAGVAAGLSGAMLSAALQNAWVLGTFAVIFVLLSFSMFGFYELQLPGTLQTKLSEEAGHLKGGHLTSVFGMGALSALIVGPCVAAPLAGALLYISQTRDVILGGSALFVMALGMGVPLLLLGTSAGALLPKAGAWMESIKRFFGALLLAVAIWIISPVINDVVHMVLWAALLIISAIYLHAIDPLPERASGLQKFLKGIGVIALLVGVAMLIGVLSGSRDVLQPLSKLGLAATNSANGNEAVVSGYSVLPFQRVKTVAELDDQIRQSKGKPIMVKFHADWCVSCKEMDRFTLSDAKVQARLKEAVLLQIDVTDGTPEDAALLKRFKLFGPPGILFVDRQGNDIPDIKVIGFLNKNDFLTVLNAVLI
- a CDS encoding BON domain-containing protein, whose product is MGQLDCTRRFFVFFLVSQIAFFPGCATGKYEGSREQYDDIVITTKVHEAIIDEPSLRPFEINVRTVKGVVELSGTVNSRDDIDKALAVARGISGIRFIKNDMRTLGTGDY
- a CDS encoding divalent-cation tolerance protein CutA; its protein translation is MEAVLIFSNFPDEKSAVQLAEALIHQQLAACVNVLSPCASVYRWQGGVESAEEIPVLIKTQRQHYDRVEQLIKIMHPYELPEVIMVPITGGLPAYLQWLAAETPLSD
- the ttcA gene encoding tRNA 2-thiocytidine(32) synthetase TtcA — translated: MNLKQQYNTNKLQKRLRRQVGTAIADFNMIEAGDRVMVCLSGGKDSYALLDILRNLQAHAPLEFELIAVNLDQKQPGFPEQVLPAYLTEIGMPFRIVEQDTYSVVKRVIAEGKTTCSLCSRLRRGVLYRVASELGATKIALGHHRDDILVTLFLNMFYGGKLKAMPPKLVSDDGKHIVIRPLAYCKEKDLAAYAAIANFPIIPCNLCGSQPNLQRQVIKEMMQQWDKKFPGRLETMFRSLQNVQLSHLADTSRYDFFNLKAQGQPFLDGDTAFDEETFEPTIEEMLTPAEEVTDDNPLVSSS
- a CDS encoding TlpA family protein disulfide reductase, encoding MSKVKQIFLYVCVAIFALAAGSFLRSVLIEAQQTQLSGEESQQGAKAILAASLPDIHGENQAVSQWLGKVMVVNFWATWCTPCQEEIPEFVEAQQKYRDQGLVFIGIALDQADKVKMFSQEFGINYPVLVGSLNSWSLAQAAGNRLSVLPYTVVINRSGEIVETYVGRVNLKKLEKLVIPLLKENPQAQPTEKAG
- a CDS encoding DUF2784 domain-containing protein, translated to MPLADIVLMIHFLYVLFVVGSLPVIWLGAWLKRGFVRNPWFRYLHLAAILFVVVESLMGVVCPLTVWENALRQAAAEGGFIQHWLHRMLFYDVPESVLTVVYVLFAALVAMTFKWIPPARGNRRSR